Part of the Spinacia oleracea cultivar Varoflay chromosome 5, BTI_SOV_V1, whole genome shotgun sequence genome, AGCGATATGTGTCAGAAATACATCCACTTTCTTTAAACTAACCgggaattaaatttaatttgttggcattatttttttaatgtgtTGAAATAAATTCCAAATATAGTTAAGCATTAAGTCTACGTATTTCAAATGATGAAATGTTGTTCACAAGAATGGAGAGGCGACTAACCGTTATGTGTTTATAAACACATAACAAGGGCACAATGTaccattttatatatatatatatatatacaattttctttttttataccattgttcttttttaaacaattattttcatttttgatAGGCGAAATTGACatgaataatcccaactttcacctttcttctcaaaataatcccaactttggaTTATTCCAAAATAATCCTAACTTTTGAGGGCATCTTCTCAAATAAACTAAACTATCAGTTTTCTTGCCTACACTAATCCGTTTTAGGTCTATAATATATAGAAAATTAATAGTTCGTATTACTTTGAGAAGGTACCCCTAAAAATGGTACTATTATAAAACAATCCaaagttgaaattatttttaaaagacTGGTGAAAGTTGATAATCTTGGGATTATTCATGTCAATTTTTCCAAATAACATTGAAAGTTTAATGTATTTACATAATCCCCATCTAAtattttagatatatataacCGTTATTGAAATTTACTTTCTCAAAGCGATTATACATCCAGTTTTTAGTACTTGGTATGGTTGGTTGGGTTTTCATCTCATTAAATCTCTTCAAAGTTTCAACTATGCAGTTTACTTGCTAGAAGTCTTGATTGCTCTTCTTAccaaaaatgaataaaataattgtatttatttaatattCCATATAAGTATATAAGACTTACGTTTAGCAGTTTTAATGTTTGCATGACTTTCTACATAAAGTGAAAGAGGAGAATCTAAGCAGTGGCAGTTAAGAATTTGATAATTAAAGTTCACTTTGCTTGTGTTGGAAAATTTGGACTAATAAActgttccgggtgtggaatgagaacaactgactgtgggatactggattcctgtcgagattgccggttgatatctgcacaacagaatggattaactagcctcgggggtggttcgaggatcccccctccgatgcttaagtaagattactgagagattaagagatgattaagaaatgattagagagtaagaaagaagtgtgtttaagtgtttgtgtacctcatagcaataaatgaggtgctccttatatagaccaatccaagggtacgatctggtaggtcccttgtggttagatagcgacctgttgatagtgaCCCTTGGCTGGTTGTCTCCATGATAATGCCGGTAGGCTGTCTCGCAGAAATGCCGGTAGAGGATATTTACCTAAGATGACCAGGTTACCTGCAGGTTAAGTTTACGTACggggagttctgccggtaccaggtggtgccggtaggacaccccgtacaactagccccctcagagtaagCGCATATATGATCATTGTTGCGCTTGCTCTGAGTTTAATGGGAAAAAATAAGTATTATTTTGATACCTGgtggtacaactagccccctcagagtgaagCGCAGGTGCTGACTGCGTTGCGAGTGTTTATGAGAAAAGACCGCGAACAGTTTGACGACTGCCTTCGCTCTGAATGAATGACTTTGTTGCTAGGtcctttttggaaaaaatatttggacgactGGCCCCCTTGGAAAAAGATtttgacgactagcccccttgaaaaagatttggacgactagcccccttgaaattgccgtttggacgactagcccccttgaaaaagatttggacgactagcccccttgaaattgccgtttggacgactagcccccttgaaaaagatttggacgactagcccccttgggaATACTTCAGATGACTACCGCTTTTCGAATTTTTTCCCTTACAAGTGGCGGGAGATTGCTAGCCACGTTCCTCCACGTGGCCTTCATCCTGTGCCTTATTTTTTGCGCTTAATCTGGGTCGTTGATTCTGAATGTAACTGACCTTTTAACTGCTTAACTTACGGGTCGTGACGTTTTGCATACCCCCCTTTTACCAATAAAAGGCCTTAACCTCTTCGAgatttttcatttcacccactTTATTCTTGAACTTCcgacctttctctctctcttcccctGGGTTTTTCGCTgaaatttgttgttgtttgattcTCAAGCTTTTGCTGTTgttgtggtttgaattttccaaGGTTTATTAGCCTCCTTTTTCGTTGTTACCGAATATCGGGTTTTTCTCCCTCTCTTATTTTTGTGCTTGATTTTCTTTCGTTTCTGTGTTTTTGTAGGTTCTCCCTGTTTTTCTCTTTCGCGTGCTTCATTTGTCTTTCAAACTCCAGAAAAAACAGTAGGTACCCACCCCTCTATTTTGCTACTCTTTGCtatacatatatttttgtttttgcattTCTGTGGTGTCaaattttttcttgtttttaattATCCGCCGCCTTTAAAACAAAATGACCAAAAATGTGGGTGGGGACAACCCTTCTTCTCAGCCTTCTGGGTTTACCGGTTGGAGTGTTCCTCAAGAGAGTAATTGTAGTTGGGCCCGGGAGGAGCCGTGTTCTCAATCTAATTTAAGACGGGCTGCCATTCGTGAGGTTTATGCTGAGGGTTTGAATCAGGCTGAGAGAGAGCGTTGTTATGCCCTACATCATCTGCGGGCTCGAATGATACGGGAAGTGAGGTCTCGCGAGCATCCTATTCCAGCTTCTGAGCCTGCTTTAGATGTTTCTCCCCTTTCGGTGCGGTATTATATTCGTGATTACCGGGAATTCTTGAATTCCACCGGCAGTGGCCACGGGCAGTATGGAACTAATACTGGCAACTTCGGTGTTTCTTTTGGTCAGGCTGATAGGATGGCTTCCGAACAACCGGCTAGCACTAGTGGCCGCCGCCCTGGTAAAGAGCCTGTTAATGATGATATTGATATGGCTACCGGCGAATACTCCGATGGTGATTCCATCTTTGAGGATTCCGCCGGCAAGGGTGTTGATGCTCATGGGGGTGATGATGGTGAAGATGCTGGCGTTTCTGGTAGGGATGACGCAGACATTGGAGACGACGGTATTGGTTCAGATGATGACGATCCGGCCGACGTGATAGTCGCTGAAGTTCTTGCGGATGAGGCTAAAGAACAGCCTTATTTTACCGACGACTCCACGGATGTTCATAGGAAAGAAGAACTCCCTCCTTTAAAAAGTCTTCCTCGCACAACCGCGATTTTGACGTCTTGGCGCGATCTGATCATAAAGAAGAATCATGTGGTTCATGGAGGGACTTTTCTTGGATTGCCGGCTGAGTATAAGCTGGTAGTGCCGGATGAAGGTGCAACTATATTCGACTGTCCTCCCGGCCATATTGCTGTGTATGCGAAGCATTTCGATTTTGGGCTTCGCTTTCCTCTGCACCCCTTTGTTGAGAAAATATTCCGGGCCTGGAACGTCTGCTTGGCCCAAGTTACCCCTACTACCATCAGAACTGTTATCTCATATGTCTGGTTGTGTTTGTTTAAACAATGGCCGCTGACGTTGAATTTGTTCAAGCGGCTGTTATGGTTGAAGAAGGATGGAGAGACGGGGTGGATGTCGGCGTATAGCGCAACGAAGAGAAAGACTGTGCATCCTCCTTTGTCGAGCTGTAAAGATTGGCAGGATCGCTTTTACTTCGTTCAAGTTCCTGACGGCTTTTTGCTCCGACGGACATTTTCTAAACCCCGGCCTCGAATGGAGCAGTATGACCAGCGTGGTTTGGGCCGGCGGGAGAGAAAGGCTTTTGATTATTTGGCGTGTGACATTTTAGATGTCGGCCTCAGCAAAAAACAGGCTGTTAATCGAAATTGGCTCCCTAATGCCTATTATATTTTGGGTAATCAGCCCTTGTCCGCTGTCGGCCTTTGCAACACCCACTGCTTTGGTAAACATATTTTCAGCCGAATGGGATGTACTTATTATTGCTACTTACAGCTTTGTGTATTGCATAAGTTTCTTGCCGGTTTTAATTGAGTCCTTGTCTTTGCAGGTACTAAAACATTGGATAGAGAAATTCTCGGTTTTGACGAGAATTGGCGACCTGTGTGCACGCAGCCTCCGCCGCCTAAGGGAAAGTACGACACCATATCAACGTATTCGACCCGAGCTTCATCTCGTCGCTCTACTGCCACTGTTGCAAAGAATCGTGTGAGTGCTGCCTGCAAATCCAAATCCTCCTCTGTCGTTGTTTCTCAAGCTCCGCCTTCATCCACAATGCAATCCAATCCAACAGGCCGAGGTGGAACCCGCCGAAAAAGGTCGTCTCTTAATTCCAGTCGGTCTAATCCGACTAAGAGGGCAAGGGCCACTGGTGAGGATGATGCTTACGCCGATCACGAGGCAAATGAGCCGGTCTTGGAGTCTGCCGCCAAGAAAACTACTGATACCGCCCTTCAGGCGCAGCCGTCTCCACCAGCTTCTATTGAGATTTTGGACGAGGGTATTGTCGGCGGTTTTATTGAGGACTTCCACCGGCAAGCTACTTCTGCTGCTGTTACCGGTGGTAACTCTAGTATGCCTCCCGTCAGTCGCAGCGAGAACAAGTCTGGTGATTCTCGACTGAATTATCATCTGCCGCTTCGTACCGGCGGTTGGATTGAGGATACCCCCTTTAAGATCCCGGAAGCAATGAAATCATGGTTCGGGTCTTTTGGCGGCGAACCCACCGATCAGTTCTACCCAAACATTGATCTGCTGTGTGGGGAGTCGGTGGCGACGGATTCTGCTAAGGACGGTGGGGATTTGGGCTATCGTGCTTTTCGGGATCTGATTACTCCTGCTGACAGGCCACAGGGTCAGATTGACGCCCCTGCTGCTCAGCATTTCAACGATTTGTACAAGGTATTTCTTGCTTAGTTTGCTACAACTTTCTATCCGGCCATTTTTTGATTACTcacttgccatttttttttttgtttcttaggCTGTTCAATCCAACATGGATTTGTACTATGTCTATCGTTGGAACCAGATGCAGCTGACGCAGAATAACATTGATATTGCCGAGCTGAAGAAGCGGGCTGAGGCGGCTGAATCTGCTTTGAAGATTAACGAGAAGAAGTTGGAGAGTGCTTCTTCGAATTTGGAGGCGGCGAACCGAAGGCTGGAAGAGGTTGAGCCGAAGCTGAAGGCTGAAACTGAGAGGGCAGACGGTCTGACTGAGGAGCTGACTGATCTTAACCAGAGTTTGCCTGTGGTGAAGAAGACTGCCGCCAAGAGGGCTGTTGATAAGCTTCTCCAGTCTGACTGGTTTAATGATATTCT contains:
- the LOC130461932 gene encoding uncharacterized protein; the protein is MQSNPTGRGGTRRKRSSLNSSRSNPTKRARATGEDDAYADHEANEPVLESAAKKTTDTALQAQPSPPASIEILDEGIVGGFIEDFHRQATSAAVTGGNSSMPPVSRSENKSGDSRLNYHLPLRTGGWIEDTPFKIPEAMKSWFGSFGGEPTDQFYPNIDLLCGESVATDSAKDGGDLGYRAFRDLITPADRPQGQIDAPAAQHFNDLYKVFLA